A part of Streptococcus porcinus genomic DNA contains:
- a CDS encoding serum opacification factor produces the protein MKMINRKYKLRKLSIGLVSVGTMFMTTAVAAQENVNSNNTTDSAQLTASNTSETPSNSSNNDSTEVSNTENNVTSSSLETTEKAKENLDEPQALTSTQSNSNNTVASNTESSEMASPQGATNDVERVDVTSETIEVDNYSVDNEKSSLTVTDGQGTDKLIKNRDGKNREIFDIHREVVNNQDGTLDVKLTVAPKEIDKGAEVIVLLDTSQKMKEDDFKTAKENITKLVNTLTDKTHPHNARNSIRLINFYRKVNDPIELTKENVDNTLDQVWKKAKEDYDWGVDLQGAIHKAREIFNKEKQSGKRQHIVLFSQGEATFSYDFKNKETVAKQGISDKTISHTSPLLPWPFYIDASLKKRNIIEDATSILKFLDKVGLSSLKDKYLSQLNLAKTANGIGSIFGNYVGIDNPLDYILLKELTPKESVTEFDYDKKVGEGYHYLTHSHRELAGGDIIDKFITNVNLELKDKMWFGGNTTQYLAKLGVEKALKNIFYRRNHIFYNHNLSAQAEARKAQEEGIVFYSFALTKAQSKANDNVLSFLGPRLNDNKFDLYLKQMSENKKFLKDSDVSDDKMFKDTLTSLDIKDEFENSTSLINNSWKTSLDNIDSKEKKNHQVSHKASSNTWLSGTTKESLTWTLSQEDLQKAFETGTPLTLTYKLKIDKEKFKGNIRKKRDLSLPNSKEAHSEKVISNTISYNINDKKVNKQKLDDVTLTYSKEKLVKKIVNETKHEILKFKTQEFLDNTLPKGQQVLVTKGENGSITSEFQNTYLGDKLIDSKLLLKITKNPRHQVIKVGTKVETPASEGLDNHSVPIVITDNTKLDTTDQPNHTTTTEDLATERDDLVVGSQSDFLDSIEDTQVGMSGTIEETVIEEDTYPNLDLHFDNEAPNSEAELPQVPTGEEDNNEYSQISMLEDDKEVSHLLQITDKTTNQTSPAPIAQTDNQLPQTGDKENSCEAFFTMTALAIIGAAGLLNKKRHDKHID, from the coding sequence ATGAAAATGATAAATCGTAAGTATAAACTAAGAAAACTGTCTATTGGACTCGTTTCAGTAGGAACTATGTTCATGACAACAGCAGTAGCAGCGCAAGAGAATGTTAATAGTAATAATACTACTGACTCAGCTCAATTAACTGCGAGCAACACTAGTGAAACGCCTAGCAACTCTTCAAATAACGATTCTACAGAAGTAAGTAATACAGAAAATAACGTGACCTCATCTTCTTTAGAAACTACGGAAAAAGCAAAAGAAAATTTAGACGAGCCTCAAGCTCTTACCTCTACTCAATCCAACTCGAACAACACTGTAGCTTCAAATACAGAATCATCGGAAATGGCGTCACCTCAAGGCGCTACGAACGATGTGGAAAGAGTAGACGTAACTTCTGAAACGATTGAGGTTGATAACTATAGCGTAGATAATGAGAAATCATCTCTTACAGTTACTGATGGTCAGGGCACTGATAAACTTATCAAAAACCGCGACGGCAAAAATCGTGAAATTTTTGATATTCATCGCGAAGTAGTTAACAATCAAGATGGCACTCTTGATGTTAAGCTTACAGTTGCTCCAAAAGAAATTGACAAGGGTGCAGAAGTCATTGTTCTTTTGGATACTTCTCAGAAAATGAAAGAGGACGATTTTAAAACTGCTAAAGAAAATATCACAAAATTAGTTAATACTTTGACCGATAAAACCCACCCCCACAATGCTCGCAACTCAATACGTCTAATTAATTTTTACCGTAAAGTTAATGATCCGATAGAACTAACAAAAGAAAATGTCGATAATACCCTTGACCAAGTTTGGAAAAAAGCCAAAGAGGATTATGACTGGGGGGTTGATCTACAAGGAGCTATTCATAAAGCCAGAGAAATATTTAACAAAGAAAAACAATCTGGTAAACGCCAACATATTGTTCTATTTTCTCAAGGAGAAGCAACTTTTAGCTATGATTTTAAAAACAAAGAAACCGTAGCTAAACAAGGAATTAGTGATAAAACTATCTCTCATACCTCCCCTTTATTACCATGGCCGTTTTACATTGATGCTTCCTTGAAAAAACGTAATATAATTGAGGATGCTACTAGTATATTAAAATTTCTTGATAAAGTTGGTTTGAGTTCATTAAAAGATAAGTATCTATCTCAGTTAAACTTAGCAAAAACTGCTAATGGTATTGGTAGTATATTTGGAAACTATGTCGGTATTGACAATCCTTTGGATTATATTTTACTTAAAGAATTAACTCCTAAGGAATCTGTAACAGAATTTGACTATGATAAAAAAGTTGGTGAGGGATATCATTATTTAACACATTCACATAGAGAACTTGCTGGTGGAGACATAATTGATAAATTTATAACTAATGTAAATCTAGAGTTAAAAGATAAAATGTGGTTTGGTGGTAACACCACACAGTACCTAGCTAAATTAGGTGTCGAAAAAGCTCTTAAAAATATTTTTTATCGACGTAATCACATCTTTTATAATCATAATCTTTCTGCACAAGCAGAAGCAAGAAAAGCACAAGAAGAAGGAATTGTATTTTATTCATTTGCCTTGACAAAAGCTCAAAGCAAAGCAAACGATAATGTTTTGAGTTTCTTGGGACCTAGATTAAATGATAATAAATTCGACCTCTATTTAAAGCAAATGTCTGAAAATAAAAAATTCCTCAAAGATAGTGATGTCTCTGATGACAAAATGTTCAAAGATACATTAACTTCTCTTGACATAAAAGATGAGTTTGAGAATAGCACTTCTCTTATTAATAATTCTTGGAAAACATCTTTAGATAATATTGACAGTAAAGAAAAGAAGAATCATCAAGTTAGCCATAAAGCCTCATCAAATACTTGGTTATCAGGTACAACAAAAGAAAGCCTTACTTGGACCCTCTCTCAAGAAGACTTGCAAAAAGCTTTCGAAACTGGAACTCCACTAACCTTAACTTATAAGTTGAAAATTGATAAAGAAAAATTTAAAGGTAATATTCGGAAAAAACGTGATCTCTCTTTACCAAATAGTAAAGAAGCACATAGCGAGAAAGTTATTTCGAATACGATTTCTTATAACATCAATGATAAAAAAGTTAATAAGCAAAAACTTGATGATGTTACTCTGACCTATTCTAAAGAAAAGCTTGTTAAGAAAATCGTTAATGAAACCAAACATGAGATCTTGAAATTTAAGACACAAGAATTCCTTGACAATACACTTCCAAAGGGACAACAAGTCCTTGTTACAAAAGGTGAAAATGGTTCAATCACATCAGAATTTCAAAATACGTACCTTGGTGACAAACTGATAGATAGCAAGCTTCTGCTAAAAATCACGAAGAATCCTCGTCATCAGGTCATTAAAGTTGGAACTAAGGTCGAAACACCAGCAAGTGAAGGTCTAGATAATCACAGTGTTCCTATTGTCATTACAGATAATACGAAACTAGATACAACTGATCAGCCTAATCATACAACAACTACTGAAGATTTAGCCACTGAACGTGATGATTTGGTTGTCGGTAGCCAAAGTGACTTTTTAGATAGTATAGAAGACACACAAGTGGGTATGTCTGGAACTATTGAAGAGACAGTTATCGAAGAAGATACATATCCTAACCTTGACCTTCACTTCGATAATGAAGCTCCTAATAGCGAAGCAGAGCTCCCACAGGTTCCTACCGGTGAAGAAGATAATAATGAATATTCTCAAATATCTATGCTAGAAGATGATAAAGAAGTTAGCCATCTTCTTCAGATCACAGATAAAACAACTAATCAAACTTCCCCAGCACCTATCGCTCAAACTGATAACCAGCTTCCTCAAACTGGAGATAAAGAAAATAGCTGTGAAGCCTTCTTTACTATGACAGCATTAGCAATCATTGGAGCAGCAGGTCTCCTCAACAAAAAACGTCATGACAAACATATTGACTAA
- a CDS encoding DUF3267 domain-containing protein encodes MKILEDVNVTDNKRLLIFLNLFSLFLFLSFLYFFPLIADAIKPFRSGSIDFDLASFLWTTGLMVFLLVLHEGIHGIFFKIFQPEGKIKFGVNLKNMVVYCISPNSCYSRMQMIWISIAPFIFITFGLTLLYYLEILSPFLYVILAALHAGGCAGDFYYCYLLGIKYFKLPVMAEDTKAGLIIYHK; translated from the coding sequence ATGAAAATCTTAGAAGATGTAAATGTGACTGACAATAAGAGATTGCTAATATTTTTAAATCTTTTTTCCCTCTTTTTATTTCTGAGCTTTCTATACTTCTTCCCCCTTATAGCAGATGCAATTAAACCTTTCCGAAGTGGTAGTATTGACTTTGACCTTGCGTCTTTTCTCTGGACGACTGGTTTAATGGTTTTCCTCCTAGTGCTACATGAAGGAATACATGGAATTTTCTTTAAGATTTTCCAGCCAGAAGGAAAAATAAAATTCGGTGTTAATCTTAAAAATATGGTGGTTTATTGCATTTCTCCAAATAGTTGTTATTCGCGAATGCAGATGATTTGGATTAGTATTGCTCCTTTTATTTTTATTACTTTTGGATTAACTCTTCTATATTACTTAGAAATATTATCGCCATTTTTATATGTTATACTTGCTGCGCTACATGCTGGAGGTTGTGCTGGGGATTTTTATTATTGTTACCTATTGGGAATCAAATATTTTAAACTACCTGTTATGGCAGAGGATACGAAAGCTGGACTCATCATTTATCATAAGTAA
- the mutL gene encoding DNA mismatch repair endonuclease MutL translates to MTKIIELPEILANQIAAGEVIERPASVVKELVENAIDAKSSQITIDIEESGLKSITITDNGEGMSEQDLPMSILRHATSKIRNQGDLFRIRTLGFRGEALPSIASISEMTIASATEESEHGSQLFVRGGKIEGQETISMPVGSRIRVENLFYNTPARLKYMKSLQSELAHIVDVINRLSLGHPEIAFTLISDGREMTRTSGSGQLKQAIAGIYGLKTAKKMIEIANADLDFDISGYVSLPELTRANRNYITILINGRYIKNFLLNRAILDGYGSKLMVGRFPVVVIDIQIDPYLADVNVHPTKQEVRISKERELMALISTAIAESLKAQDLIPDALENLAKSSTRSLPKTEQTRLPLQTRKLYYDPHENDFFVEKNEVNEVQTKLYSGSTDLDNAVKLTEEEPIELSSPAVKYASRPEIEEITGDHSDLTFKNKHKLEQVMERLENEEASIFPELDYFGQMHGTYLFAQGVDGLFIIDQHAAQERVKYEYYREKIGQVDSSLQQLLVPYLFEFSGSDFLTLQEKMSLLNDVGIYLEPYGQNTFILREHPIWMKESEIEVGIYEMCDMLLLTQEVSIKNYRAELAIMMSCKKSIKANHTLDDYSARQLLLQLAQCKNPYNCPHGRPVLIHFSKSDMEKMFRRIQENHTSLRELGKY, encoded by the coding sequence ATGACTAAAATTATTGAATTACCAGAAATTCTCGCCAATCAGATTGCAGCTGGGGAAGTTATTGAGCGTCCAGCAAGTGTCGTTAAAGAATTGGTAGAGAATGCCATTGATGCAAAAAGTAGTCAGATTACCATTGATATTGAAGAATCAGGCTTAAAATCGATAACAATAACTGATAATGGTGAGGGCATGTCAGAACAAGACTTACCTATGAGTATCCTTCGTCATGCAACCAGTAAGATAAGAAATCAAGGTGATCTTTTTCGTATTAGAACACTTGGTTTTAGAGGAGAGGCCTTGCCCTCAATTGCTTCTATTAGTGAAATGACCATTGCTTCAGCTACAGAAGAGTCTGAGCATGGCAGTCAACTTTTCGTGCGTGGTGGCAAGATTGAAGGGCAAGAAACCATCTCGATGCCTGTAGGAAGTCGGATAAGAGTTGAAAATCTTTTTTATAATACACCAGCGCGCCTAAAATATATGAAGAGCCTCCAGTCAGAATTGGCTCATATTGTCGATGTTATTAATCGTCTAAGTTTAGGACACCCTGAAATAGCCTTTACTCTCATATCTGATGGTCGAGAAATGACTAGAACCTCTGGAAGCGGTCAATTGAAACAAGCTATTGCAGGCATTTATGGTCTAAAAACCGCTAAAAAAATGATAGAAATAGCAAATGCAGACCTAGACTTTGACATAAGCGGTTATGTTAGTTTGCCAGAACTGACTCGAGCAAATCGAAATTATATTACCATTTTAATTAATGGTCGCTATATCAAAAACTTTTTGCTCAATCGCGCTATTTTAGATGGCTATGGTTCCAAATTAATGGTGGGGCGTTTCCCAGTTGTGGTTATTGACATTCAAATTGACCCCTATCTTGCCGATGTCAATGTCCATCCGACAAAACAAGAAGTCCGTATCTCTAAAGAAAGAGAATTAATGGCTTTGATTAGTACTGCTATTGCAGAAAGTTTAAAAGCCCAAGATTTAATTCCTGATGCCTTGGAAAACCTAGCAAAATCAAGCACTCGATCTTTGCCCAAAACAGAGCAAACACGTTTACCTTTACAGACTCGTAAACTTTACTATGATCCGCATGAAAATGATTTCTTTGTTGAAAAGAATGAAGTTAATGAAGTTCAGACTAAGTTGTATTCTGGCTCCACTGATCTTGACAATGCTGTCAAGTTAACGGAAGAGGAACCAATTGAATTATCATCACCTGCTGTTAAGTATGCTAGTCGCCCAGAGATAGAAGAGATAACCGGAGACCATTCTGATTTGACTTTTAAAAATAAGCACAAGTTGGAACAAGTTATGGAACGTTTGGAAAATGAGGAAGCGTCAATATTTCCGGAATTAGACTATTTTGGGCAAATGCACGGTACTTATCTCTTTGCTCAAGGAGTAGATGGGCTTTTCATTATTGATCAACATGCGGCTCAAGAACGGGTTAAGTATGAATATTACCGTGAGAAAATTGGGCAGGTTGATAGTAGTTTACAGCAACTGCTTGTACCCTATCTGTTTGAATTTTCTGGCTCTGATTTTTTGACTTTGCAAGAAAAGATGTCTCTTTTAAACGATGTGGGAATCTACCTAGAGCCATACGGGCAGAATACTTTTATTTTGAGGGAACACCCTATTTGGATGAAAGAAAGTGAGATCGAAGTTGGTATTTATGAGATGTGTGACATGTTACTTTTGACTCAGGAGGTCTCCATTAAGAATTATCGTGCTGAACTGGCTATTATGATGAGCTGTAAAAAATCTATCAAAGCTAATCATACTTTAGATGATTATTCTGCGAGACAGTTGTTATTACAATTGGCACAGTGTAAAAATCCTTATAACTGTCCACATGGGCGTCCAGTCTTGATCCACTTTAGTAAATCAGATATGGAAAAAATGTTCCGTCGTATTCAAGAAAATCATACTAGTTTGAGAGAGCTAGGAAAATATTAG